A window of the Lactuca sativa cultivar Salinas chromosome 5, Lsat_Salinas_v11, whole genome shotgun sequence genome harbors these coding sequences:
- the LOC111913259 gene encoding uncharacterized protein LOC111913259, whose translation MTAVPSPHQNSTTPNLEMPYHHKQSPRATAVVTNRSSFFSPKLSVYLCSICVTLFVVFHIQILQTPLPSSPNTLSFLHNWQEKLTTNDDSPSSCAPDLESMGDKLRESVTFLPLKDLRFSNAALVGHTWFMSSLYDTHEEGEVQYQQFPSKSSDGRILCIKGHDNHDGSWNYYALAYPGFLPKNATLVTGRTFVSYNHYDFSNIWHGLSSLFPFVAWHLKHQCALPTRWILYHWGEVRTGMSPWLNSLMEATFGGEMNIEKFDDGGDEQSTFCYEEAVVMRHNEGGMSRERRMEVYDLIRCKARLMCGAEVDRTDGEIGLTLLMRTGPRSFRNETAVVEIFEKECEKVENCRLRVAYSSNLTICEQVKLMGLTDILVSPHGAQLTNIFLMDRNSSVMELYPKGWLKLAGVGQFVYKWIASWSGMKYEGSWRDTDGEKCPFPDDDRRCMSIYKNGRIGYNSTYFREWTSKVLNEVKIRKFEEASKGIIIPTKCACS comes from the exons ATGACCGCAGTGCCCTCTCCCCACCAAAATTCCACCACCCCAAATTTAGAAATGCCATACCACCACAAACAGTCACCACGCGCCACCGCCGTCGTCACCAACCGCTCATCTTTCTTCTCGCCAAAACTCTCCGTCTACCTTTGCTCAATCTGCGTTACCCTTTTCGTCGTCTTCCACATTCAAATCCTCCAAACTCCATTACCATCTTCACCTAATACCCTCTCCTTCCTCCATAACTGGCAAGAAAAACTGACAACCAACGACGACTCTCCTTCATCATGCGCTCCAGATCTCGAATCCATGGGCGATAAGCTTCGAGAATCCGTTACTTTCCTTCCATTGAAAGACCTCAGGTTCTCAAACGCCGCCCTCGTGGGCCACACATGGTTCATGAGCTCGCTCTACGACACACATGAAGAAGGTGAGGTTCAATACCAACAATTCCCTTCAAAGTCATCCGATGGCCGGATTCTCTGCATCAAGGGTCACGACAATCACGACGGATCATGGAACTACTATGCTCTAGCGTACCCTGGATTCCTACCCAAAAACGCCACCCTGGTCACCGGCCGGACGTTCGTATCCTACAACCACTACGATTTCAGTAACATCTGGCACGGATTATCATCCCTTTTCCCGTTCGTTGCGTGGCATTTAAAACACCAGTGCGCACTGCCCACTCGGTGGATTTTATACCACTGGGGTGAGGTTCGGACTGGAATGAGCCCGTGGTTGAATTCGCTTATGGAGGCGACGTTCGGTGGGGAAATGAACATTGAGAAGTTCGATGACGGCGGTGATGAGCAGTCGACGTTTTGTTATGAGGAGGCGGTGGTGATGAGGCATAACGAAGGTGGGATGTCGAGGGAGAGGAGGATGGAGGTTTATGATCTGATTCGATGTAAGGCGAGGTTGATGTGTGGTGCTGAAGTGGATCGTACCGACGGCGAGATTGGGTTGACGTTGTTGATGAGAACGGGGCCGAGATCGTTTAGAAATGAGACGGCGGTGGTGGAGATTTTTGAAAAGGAGTGTGAGAAGGTGGAGAACTGCCGTTTGAGGGTGGCGTATTCCAGTAATCTTACCATCTGTGAACAG GTAAAGTTGATGGGATTAACAGACATATTAGTTTCACCACACGGCGCACAACTGACTAATATCTTCTTAATGGATAGAAACAGTAGTGTGATGGAGCTTTACCCAAAGGGTTGGCTCAAATTAGCCGGTGTCGGTCAATTTGTCTACAAATGGATAGCTAGTTGGTCTGGGATgaaatatgaagggtcatggcGAGACACAGATGGCGAAAAGTGTCCCTTCCCTGATGATGATCGTCGTTGTATGTCCATCTATAAGAATGGTAGAATTGGATACAACTCGACTTATTTTCGTGAATGGACATCCAAGGTTCTTAATGAAGTTAAAATCAGAAAATTTGAAGAGGCCTCAAAAGGAATCATAATTCCTACCAAGTGTGCTTGTAGCTAA